Proteins from one Oryza brachyantha unplaced genomic scaffold, ObraRS2 ChrUN-Ctg77, whole genome shotgun sequence genomic window:
- the LOC121056704 gene encoding (R)-mandelonitrile beta-glucosyltransferase-like — translation MSSSSAAAAPAPAHAVFFPFPVQGHVALALHLAKLLHARDGVRVTFVHSERNRRRVLRSRGATALDGAPGFRFAAVPDGLPLDGDADAPPGMLPLLVAIRSTVPHFKNVLDDAAASGDPATCVVSDMDHILLAARDMGLPTVVPWVPSACGLLSSLHYQQLIDRGLVPLKDAEQLSNGHLDSTVVDWVPGLPADMRLRDFGSFIRTTDPDDAVLAMYVSYMECLRTTPSAVVLNTFDELEGEVVAALSRLLPPVYTVGPIPRLAAAHVAGRGPVDALGASLWPEDSRCLEWLRGKPPRSVLYVNFGSIVVVTREQLVELAWGLAASGHQFLWVIRDDQAKNGGGGDPADMFPPEFAEAAAKGRCYLTRWCPQEAVLQHDAIGAFLTHCGWNSMLDGICNGVPMLCYPLGADQETNCRYARTEWRIGAEVGESIEREAVARMVREVMGEDRGKEMRRRAMEWKEKAAMAVAPGGSSWVNLEKLVKEMFLSTD, via the exons atgtcgtcgtcgtcggcggcggcggcgccagcgccAGCCCACGCCGTGTTCTTCCCGTTCCCGGTGCAGGGCCACGTCGCTCTGGCGCTGCACCTGGCTAAGCTCCTCCACGCCAGGGACGGCGTCCGCGTCACCTTCGTCCACTCCGagcgcaaccgccgccgcgtgctccGCTCGCGCGGCGCCACCGCGCTCGACGGCGCCCCGGGGTTCCGCTTCGCCGCCGTTCCCGACGGCCTGCCGTTAGACGGGGACGCCGACGCTCCCCCCGGCATGCTCCCCCTGCTCGTCGCCATAAGGTCAACCGTGCCGCACTTCAAGAACGTgctcgacgacgccgccgcctccggtgaCCCGGCCACCTGCGTCGTCTCCGACATGGACCACATCTTGCTCGCCGCCAGGGACATGGGCCTTCCGACGGTGGTGCCCTGGGTGCCCAGCGCCTGCGGCCTCCTGTCGTCCCTGCACTACCAGCAGCTCATCGACCGAGGCCTTGTTCCTCTCAAAG ATGCTGAGCAGCTGAGCAATGGCCACCTCGACAGCACGGTGGTCGACTGGGTGCCGGGGTTGCCGGCGGACATGCGCCTGCGCGACTTCGGCAGCTTCATCCGCACGACGGACCCCGACGACGCCGTGCTTGCCATGTACGTGTCCTACATGGAGTGCCTCCGGACCACGCCGTCCGCCGTCGTCCTCAACACGTTCGACGAGCTGGAAGgcgaggtcgtcgccgccctgtCGCGCCTCCTGCCGCCGGTCTACACGGTCGGGCCGATCccgcggctcgccgccgcgcacgtCGCCGGACGCGGCCCGGTCGACGCGCTGGGGGCGAGCCTCTGGCCGGAGGACAGCCGCTGCCTCGAGTGGCTCCGGGGCAAGCCGCCTCGCTCCGTCCTGTACGTCAACTTCGGCAGCATCGTCGTCGTGACGAGGGAGCAGCTAGTGGAGCTCGCGTGGGGCCTCGCCGCAAGCGGCCACCAGTTTCTCTGGGTGATTCGAGACGACCAAGCcaagaacggcggcggcggcgacccagccGACATGTTCCCGCCGGAGTTCGCGGAGGCGGCCGCCAAGGGCCGGTGCTACCTGACGAGGTGGTGCCCCCAGGAGGCGGTGCTCCAGCACGACGCCATCGGGGCGTTCCTGACGCACTGCGGGTGGAACTCCATGCTCGACGGCATCTGCAACGGCGTGCCGATGCTGTGCTACCCGCTCGGCGCGGACCAGGAGACGAACTGCCGGTACGCTCGCACGGAGTGGCGCATCGGCGCGGAGGTCGGCGAGAGCATAGAGCGGGAAGCGGTGGCGAGGATGGTGAGGGAGGTGATGGGAGAAGATCGTGGGAAGGAGATGAGGCGGCGCGCCATGGAGTGGAAGGAgaaggcggccatggcggtaGCACCTGGTGGTAGTTCATGGGTCAACTTGGAAAAGTTGGTCAAGGAGATGTTTCTCTCCAcagattaa
- the LOC102713595 gene encoding LOW QUALITY PROTEIN: U-box domain-containing protein 73-like (The sequence of the model RefSeq protein was modified relative to this genomic sequence to represent the inferred CDS: substituted 1 base at 1 genomic stop codon), with amino-acid sequence MADRLRLDMEIREKIKVRREAGRFSVGSSNSNSSTCSSNQAAAADVARNQEPLCPPALRSEEFFHHGWEGTAVDAAMEPEELAERMESRRHLQRGYSGLLGSPSSSPLPLPPRLWSSAPTSPRTTPWSSLHDPPAARAAGTSSSSPRDNGPSRTAAADEARSKQHPAKGPTRSDYVAMMRTALAKFQDDASAEDGEATAAASAVMEQAMTGLMDLTYRKAKPPELPYEFATRWPIPVDDDEVLQARIMSDPVILASGYSVDQSYHNYQKQHSPRTNTITDHSSPHTLSIPNHLLHDMISAWCLDHWDLSPPITPDEGSVPMDSTEKHIERILEKFSGNYASQIEALNQIQELSKTTKGVQPCLAKFPDLIPVLINLRKKYKSSWTRDLEEARLTVILNLTLHRQNREILAGRSELPGALKIIAQKAYSLGRPASSLAKVASVVAILSEFCVFRKRMLDTGGMKMLRDMLKMKDTVVITEAATAILALCTDYESKLSAQVYNVPEMLLKCHLFTDEILRLLDCVPRSPYVFKKICNQALQLVNIIMADHAFGPVTSKGIHSAISLVYDIVERDVGKMKVLKNMEDFKERLRQLSSDRMPMQTMFQVESIISTLSEVFPATTVXRQSQEPSGSYLYSHG; translated from the exons ATGGCAGACCGGCTTCGCCTCGACATGGAGATAAGGGAGAAGATCAAGGTCAGGCGTGAAGCGGGACGCTTCAGCGTGGGGAGCTCCAACTCCAACTCCTCCACCTGCTCCTCCaatcaagccgccgccgccgacgttgCAAGAAACCAAGAACCCCTCTGCCCGCCGGCTCTGCGAAGCGAGGAATTCTTCCACCACGGATGGGAGGGcaccgccgtcgacgccgccatGGAGCCTGAAGAGCTAGCGGAGAGGATGGAGTCCAGGCGTCACTTGCAACGCGGCTACAGTGGCTTGTTGGGTTCGCCGTCCTCCTCACCGCTGCCATTGCCGCCAAGATTGTGGAGTTCCgcgcccacctctccccggaCGACGCCATGGAGCTCGCTCCATGACCCGCCGGCCGCTCGTGCTGCCGGAACGTCGAGCTCGTCGCCCAGGGACAATGGCCCATCAAGAACTGCAGCCGCCGATGAAGCCAGGTCGAAGCAGCACCCTGCGAAGGGCCCTACGAGGTCTGACTACGTCGCGATGATGCGGACGGCATTGGCCAAGTTCCAAGACGATGCTTCCGCCGAAGAtggcgaggcgacggcggcggcgtcggcggtgatGGAGCAGGCCATGACCGGCCTCATGGACCTCACGTACCGTAAAGCGAAGCCCCCGGAGCTGCCTTACGAGTTCGCTACGAGATGGCCTATTCCTGTTGATGAT GATGAGGTGCTTCAAGCACGAATAATGAGTGATCCTGTTATCTTGGCTTCTGGATAT TCTGTTGATCAATCATACCACAACTACCAAAAACAGCACAGTCCACGGACAAACACAATTACTGATCACTCCTCGCCTCACACTCTCTCTATTCCAAACCATCTTCTCCACGACATGATTTCTGCATGGTGCCTTGACCACTGGGATCTTTCTCCACCTATCACCCCTGATGAAGGCTCCGTTCCAATGGACTCTACAGAGAAACACATTGAACGCATCCTGGAGAAGTTCTCAGGAAATTATGCATCACAAATAGAGGCTCTGAATCAGATCCAGGAACTGTCCAAAACCACCAAAGGAGTGCAACCTTGCCTTGCCAAATTTCCGGACCTGATCCCAGTGCTGATAAATCTTAGGAAGAAATATAAATCGAGTTGGACACGAGATCTTGAGGAAGCGAGGCTCACAGTAATCCTTAATCTGACATTGCACAGGCAAAACAGGGAGATCCTAGCTGGACGGAGTGAATTACCAGGTGCTCTAAAGATAATCGCTCAGAAGGCATACAGTCTTGGTAGGCCAGCATCATCCCTGGCAAAGGTAGCTTCTGTTGTTGCTATCCTGTCAGAATTTTGCGTGTTCAGGAAAAGAATGCTTGATACTGGTGGAATGAAAATGCTTCGAGATATGCTCAAGATGAAGGATACTGTAGTGATAACGGAGGCTGCCACTGCGATCCTTGCACTCTGCACAGACTATGAAAGCAAGCTATCAGCCCAAGTTTATAATGTGCCTGAGATGCTGCTGAAATGCCACTTGTTCACTGATGAGATCCTGCGTCTGCTTGATTGTGTCCCGAGATCCCCTTATGTCTTCAAGAAAATCTGTAATCAGGCTTTGCAATTGGTGAATATCATCATGGCTGATCATGCATTTGGGCCGGTGACCTCTAAGGGCATCCACTCAGCAATTTCCTTGGTCTACGACATTGTTGAGAGGGATGTGGGTAAGATGAAGGTGCTGAAGAACATGGAGGATTTCAAGGAGCGGTTGCGTCAGCTGTCATCAGATAGAATGCCGATGCAGACAATGTTCCAGGTGGAGAGCATAATCAGTACTCTGTCAGAGGTGTTCCCTGCTACTACGGTGTAAAGGCAAAGCCAAGAACCCAGTGGAAGCTACCTTTATTCTCATGGATAG